The Stappia sp. genome window below encodes:
- the pheT gene encoding phenylalanine--tRNA ligase subunit beta: MKFTLSWLKDHLETDAGLDEIVETLTRIGLEVEEVSNPAERLTAFTIARVIDARPHPNADRLKVLSVDAGDGGEPLQIVCGAPNARAGLVGVLARPGDYVPGIDVTLSVGKIRDVESFGMMCSERELELSDAHSGIIDLPEDAPVGASFADYAGLDDPVIEIGLTPNRPDCAGVSGIARDLAAAGLGKLKENRPAAVAGEGACPVGVTLDFGDTPSLCPAFALRLVRGVKNGPSPEWMQKRLVAIGLRPINALVDITNYITFDRGRPLHVFDAAKVKGDLVVRRGRKGEELLGLDGRTYGFDDTMCVIADDTGVESIAGIMGGEHSGCTEETTDVLIESALWDETNIARTGRALGINTDARYRFERGVDPQFCVPGLDLATRMVIDLCGGSASEMTLAGAIPDTDRTIDLPMSEVKRLSGLDLSPPEIRGVLSRLGFWVAGTGETAKVAPPSWRPDVHGKADLVEEVVRIVGLDEIASVPLPRNRHVAGKMLTVSQSRRSQARRTLAVRGMKEAVTWSFISKAQAEAFGGGARVLELANPISPELSDMRPSLVPGLAAAAQRNADRGFPDSAQFEVGQVFADDTPKGQSMVAAGVRRGTAGLAGADRHWTGNAQPVSVFDAKADAEAVLAAIGAPVDKLMVFAEAPDWLHPGRSGELRLGPKTVLARFGELHPRTLRALDLDGPMVAFEVYLDAVPEPKAKAGRSKGAFDVSDLMPVRRDFAFVVDEGVSADKLLKAARGADKKLITDVTLFDVYRGTGIGEGQKSLAIDVTLQPRDKTLTDEEIDAVAAKIRAAVEKATGGSLRG, translated from the coding sequence ATGAAATTCACCCTGTCCTGGCTCAAGGATCACCTGGAAACCGATGCCGGTCTGGACGAGATCGTCGAGACGCTGACGCGGATCGGCCTCGAGGTCGAGGAGGTCAGCAATCCGGCCGAGCGGCTGACGGCCTTCACCATCGCGCGCGTGATCGACGCGCGTCCGCATCCCAACGCCGACCGGCTGAAGGTCTTGAGCGTCGATGCCGGCGACGGCGGCGAGCCGCTGCAGATCGTCTGCGGCGCGCCCAATGCGCGGGCCGGGCTCGTCGGCGTTCTGGCGCGGCCCGGCGACTATGTGCCGGGCATCGACGTGACGTTGTCGGTCGGCAAGATCCGCGACGTGGAAAGCTTCGGCATGATGTGCTCGGAGCGCGAGCTGGAGCTCTCCGACGCGCACAGCGGCATCATCGACCTGCCCGAGGACGCGCCGGTCGGTGCCTCCTTCGCCGACTACGCGGGCCTCGACGACCCGGTGATCGAGATCGGCCTGACGCCGAACCGGCCCGATTGCGCGGGCGTTTCCGGCATTGCCCGCGATCTTGCCGCCGCCGGCCTCGGCAAGCTGAAGGAAAATCGCCCCGCGGCCGTCGCCGGCGAGGGCGCCTGTCCGGTCGGGGTCACGCTCGACTTCGGCGACACGCCCTCGCTGTGTCCCGCCTTCGCGCTGCGGCTGGTGCGCGGCGTGAAAAACGGCCCGTCGCCGGAGTGGATGCAGAAGCGCCTGGTGGCCATCGGCCTGCGCCCGATCAACGCGCTGGTCGACATCACCAATTACATCACCTTCGACCGCGGGCGTCCGCTGCACGTCTTCGACGCGGCCAAGGTCAAGGGCGATCTCGTGGTGCGCCGGGGCCGCAAGGGCGAGGAGTTGCTCGGCCTCGACGGCAGGACCTACGGCTTCGACGACACGATGTGCGTGATCGCCGATGACACCGGTGTGGAATCCATCGCCGGCATCATGGGCGGCGAGCATTCCGGCTGCACCGAAGAGACCACCGACGTGCTGATCGAGTCGGCGCTGTGGGACGAGACCAACATCGCCCGCACGGGCCGCGCGCTCGGCATCAACACCGATGCGCGCTATCGCTTCGAGCGCGGCGTCGACCCGCAGTTCTGCGTGCCGGGCCTCGATCTCGCGACCCGGATGGTGATCGACCTGTGCGGTGGCAGCGCCAGCGAGATGACGCTCGCGGGCGCGATCCCCGACACCGACCGCACCATCGACCTGCCGATGTCGGAGGTGAAGCGCCTGTCCGGTCTGGACCTGTCGCCGCCGGAGATCCGGGGCGTGCTCTCCCGGCTCGGCTTCTGGGTCGCCGGCACCGGCGAGACGGCCAAGGTCGCGCCCCCGTCCTGGCGGCCGGACGTTCACGGCAAGGCCGATCTGGTGGAAGAGGTGGTGCGCATCGTCGGGCTCGACGAGATCGCCTCCGTGCCCCTGCCGCGCAACCGGCATGTCGCCGGCAAGATGCTGACGGTGTCGCAGTCGCGCCGCTCGCAGGCCCGGCGCACGCTCGCCGTGCGCGGCATGAAGGAAGCCGTGACCTGGTCCTTCATCTCCAAGGCGCAGGCGGAGGCCTTCGGCGGCGGTGCGCGCGTGCTGGAACTGGCCAATCCGATCTCGCCGGAGCTGTCCGACATGCGCCCGAGCCTCGTGCCGGGGCTGGCGGCGGCCGCGCAGCGCAATGCCGACCGCGGCTTTCCCGACAGCGCGCAGTTCGAGGTGGGGCAGGTCTTCGCCGACGACACGCCGAAGGGGCAGAGCATGGTGGCCGCCGGCGTGCGGCGCGGCACGGCCGGTCTCGCCGGTGCCGACCGGCACTGGACCGGCAACGCGCAGCCCGTCTCGGTGTTCGATGCCAAGGCCGACGCGGAAGCCGTTCTGGCGGCGATCGGCGCGCCGGTCGACAAGCTGATGGTCTTCGCCGAGGCGCCGGACTGGCTGCATCCGGGCCGCTCCGGCGAGTTGCGTCTGGGGCCGAAGACGGTGCTGGCGCGCTTCGGCGAGCTGCACCCGCGCACCCTGCGCGCGCTCGATCTCGACGGTCCGATGGTCGCCTTCGAGGTCTATCTCGATGCGGTGCCGGAGCCGAAGGCGAAGGCCGGCCGGTCCAAGGGCGCCTTCGACGTCAGCGACCTGATGCCGGTGCGCCGCGACTTCGCCTTCGTGGTCGACGAGGGCGTGAGCGCCGACAAGCTGCTCAAGGCGGCGCGCGGGGCGGACAAGAAGCTGATCACGGACGTGACGCTGTTCGATGTCTATCGCGGCACAGGGATTGGCGAGGGGCAGAAGTCGCTTGCCATCGACGTGACGCTTCAACCGCGCGACAAGACGCTCACCGACGAGGAAATCGACGCGGTGGCGGCCAAGATCCGCGCGGCGGTGGAAAAGGCGACCGGCGGCAGCTTGCGCGGCTAG
- a CDS encoding nucleotidyltransferase family protein: MTPKPRAVADLQSGFAFGRTTLGDPSLTSEDDRRRVLELLIRTDPLLMPVLRAARCLALPDWRLVSGAVYQSVWNALTGRPSGHGIKDIDLVYFDGGDLGYEAEDAAIARAGAVMAGVEPPVEVRNQARVHRWYEARFGQPYPRLACTDEALLYYAARTHAVGVRLEADNRLSIAAPFGLADVFAMRLVPNPVLDNSATYTEKALRMKATWPEIEILPWPHATAGRDGALEAGETAGGDTPAKDAGDAPGATAPSAPTSPAPAPTPPGSHDPADPARDWITLSTSPRTELPK; the protein is encoded by the coding sequence ATGACCCCGAAACCGAGGGCCGTCGCCGACCTTCAGAGCGGGTTCGCCTTCGGGCGCACGACGCTTGGCGATCCCTCGCTGACGAGCGAGGACGACCGGCGGCGGGTTCTGGAACTCCTGATCCGCACCGATCCGCTGCTGATGCCCGTGCTGCGCGCCGCCCGGTGTCTGGCCCTTCCCGATTGGCGGCTCGTCAGCGGCGCGGTCTATCAAAGCGTGTGGAACGCGCTGACCGGCCGCCCTTCCGGGCACGGGATCAAGGACATCGACCTCGTCTATTTCGACGGCGGCGATCTTGGCTATGAGGCCGAGGACGCGGCGATTGCGCGGGCCGGGGCCGTCATGGCGGGGGTCGAGCCGCCGGTCGAGGTGCGCAATCAGGCGCGTGTGCACCGCTGGTACGAGGCGCGCTTCGGCCAGCCCTATCCCCGGCTCGCCTGCACCGACGAGGCCCTGCTCTATTACGCCGCGCGCACCCATGCCGTCGGTGTGCGTCTGGAGGCGGACAACCGGCTGAGCATCGCCGCGCCCTTCGGATTGGCGGACGTCTTCGCCATGCGGCTGGTGCCCAATCCGGTCCTCGACAATTCCGCCACCTACACCGAAAAGGCGCTCAGGATGAAGGCGACCTGGCCGGAGATCGAGATCCTGCCCTGGCCGCACGCGACGGCGGGCCGGGACGGCGCGCTCGAGGCCGGGGAGACCGCCGGGGGCGATACCCCGGCCAAAGACGCCGGCGACGCGCCCGGAGCGACCGCCCCGTCGGCACCGACGTCACCCGCACCCGCGCCGACCCCGCCGGGATCTCACGACCCGGCGGATCCGGCACGCGACTGGATCACGCTGTCCACCAGCCCGCGCACCGAGTTGCCGAAGTAG
- the pabB gene encoding aminodeoxychorismate synthase component I — MPRDPARTASPPDGPGTGPAAGTVVLFDTHRDTAMWFERPRDVVTATRLDAVGDALAAAERAVASGAHVAGYLAYEAGFAFEAKLRARSPRLPEVPLVWFGLYDAPETLDVPSALARLAPRAEAKAAAAEVARFDMSEADYLRAFERVRAHLACGDIYQANVTLRARGHLAGTPAALFRRLMTAQPVGHAAFLALEKHSVLSLSPELFLEREGPRIRTRPMKGTAPRGSTPQEDREAAALLREDPKSQAENVMIVDLMRNDLSRIARAGSVTVPTLFEVEPYQTLFQMTSTVEAELAAGTGFADAMAHLFPCGSITGAPKLRAMEILHDLETSPRGLYTGAIGHLAPGGDFRFNVAIRTLVAGADGRFEAGAGSGVVFDSEPRPEYAETRLKLAFLDRRPPDFALFETMAWHRQEGYLLLERHLARLAASAARLGFLMPRRAIEAMLAARAETFSAPRRVRLELAADGAFEIADVALSATPTHWRIGVAPTPVDARDPLLAHKTTRRQLYDGTRKAMAAEQGCDEVVFVNADGFVTEGSFTNVFVSKGGRLLTPALAHGLLPGTLRAALLETGRAHEADLTLADLATADRLYFGNSVRGLVDSVIQSRAGSAGS; from the coding sequence ATGCCCCGCGACCCCGCCCGCACCGCTTCTCCGCCCGATGGCCCCGGCACCGGTCCGGCCGCAGGCACGGTGGTTCTCTTCGACACCCATCGCGACACGGCGATGTGGTTCGAACGTCCCCGCGACGTGGTGACCGCGACACGGTTGGATGCGGTGGGCGATGCGCTCGCCGCCGCCGAGCGGGCGGTCGCCTCGGGCGCCCATGTGGCGGGCTATCTGGCCTATGAGGCGGGCTTCGCCTTCGAGGCCAAGCTGCGCGCCCGCTCACCCCGCCTCCCCGAGGTTCCGCTCGTCTGGTTCGGCCTCTACGACGCGCCCGAGACGCTCGACGTGCCAAGCGCGCTGGCCCGGCTCGCCCCGCGTGCCGAGGCCAAGGCGGCCGCCGCCGAGGTCGCGCGGTTCGACATGTCGGAGGCGGACTATCTGCGCGCCTTCGAGCGGGTGCGGGCGCATCTCGCGTGCGGCGACATCTATCAGGCCAATGTGACGCTGCGCGCGCGGGGGCACCTCGCCGGCACGCCGGCCGCACTCTTTCGCCGGCTCATGACCGCACAGCCCGTGGGCCATGCCGCCTTTCTGGCACTGGAGAAGCACAGCGTGCTGTCCCTGTCGCCGGAGCTCTTTCTGGAGCGCGAGGGCCCGCGCATCCGCACCCGGCCGATGAAGGGCACTGCGCCGCGCGGGAGCACGCCGCAGGAAGACCGCGAGGCGGCCGCCCTGCTGCGCGAGGACCCGAAGTCGCAGGCCGAAAACGTCATGATCGTCGACCTGATGCGCAACGACCTGTCGCGGATCGCGCGCGCCGGCAGCGTGACCGTGCCCACCCTCTTCGAGGTCGAGCCCTATCAGACCCTCTTCCAGATGACCTCGACGGTGGAGGCCGAGCTGGCCGCCGGCACCGGCTTCGCCGACGCCATGGCGCATCTCTTTCCCTGCGGCTCGATCACCGGCGCGCCGAAACTGCGGGCGATGGAGATCCTGCACGATCTGGAGACCTCCCCGCGCGGGCTCTACACCGGCGCCATCGGTCATCTCGCGCCGGGCGGCGATTTCCGCTTCAACGTGGCGATCCGCACGCTGGTCGCCGGGGCGGACGGGCGTTTCGAGGCCGGCGCCGGGTCCGGCGTCGTCTTCGACAGCGAGCCACGGCCGGAATATGCCGAAACCCGTCTGAAACTCGCCTTTCTGGACCGCCGACCGCCCGATTTCGCGCTGTTCGAGACGATGGCCTGGCACCGCCAAGAGGGCTATCTGCTGCTGGAGCGTCATCTCGCGCGGTTGGCGGCCAGTGCCGCGCGCCTCGGCTTCCTGATGCCGCGCCGGGCGATCGAGGCGATGCTTGCGGCCCGCGCGGAGACGTTTTCCGCGCCGCGCCGCGTGCGGCTGGAACTGGCCGCCGACGGCGCGTTCGAGATCGCCGACGTGGCGCTTTCCGCGACGCCAACCCACTGGCGGATCGGCGTGGCCCCGACGCCGGTCGATGCGCGCGATCCGCTGCTCGCCCACAAGACCACCCGTCGGCAGCTCTACGACGGAACGCGCAAGGCGATGGCCGCCGAACAGGGCTGCGACGAGGTCGTCTTCGTCAACGCAGACGGCTTCGTCACCGAAGGCAGTTTCACCAATGTCTTCGTGTCGAAAGGCGGTCGTCTGCTGACGCCGGCGCTGGCGCACGGCCTGCTGCCCGGCACGCTGCGCGCCGCGCTTCTGGAGACGGGACGCGCGCATGAAGCCGACCTGACGCTCGCCGATCTCGCAACCGCCGACCGGCTCTACTTCGGCAACTCGGTGCGCGGGCTGGTGGACAGCGTGATCCAGTCGCGTGCCGGATCCGCCGGGTCGTGA
- a CDS encoding class I SAM-dependent methyltransferase: MDTLDTGTVITSETPCRICEGRERRVVSGIGRNFEKLTTVICTGCGLVHSHPIPTKDELDRFYAVDYRKKYKSTYEPKLKHIYRYAPGAYHRVAQILTHVRPGQTRFLDIGSGSGEFLYMAGKMGFEISGIEPNEGYAQYTRRELGLPVENCTYETADLAPGHYDVINLNHVLEHLPDPLASLRFINTLLRPDGLFSVSVPDIEQNRHAPWTRFHFAHIYNFCGDTLRAMLAKSGFEVIPEASAATEVLARKVSETFDDAPRAMPETYERLWTLLSAPETASHVVGKKGLGRLLSKAYRYPREYLLARSHGSAKQILDHVHARMSRTDPTARPNGR, translated from the coding sequence TTGGACACTTTGGACACCGGAACCGTCATCACGAGCGAGACCCCCTGCCGGATCTGCGAGGGGCGGGAGCGGCGCGTCGTCTCCGGGATCGGCCGGAACTTCGAGAAGCTGACGACGGTGATCTGCACCGGCTGCGGTCTGGTTCATTCGCATCCGATCCCGACGAAGGACGAGCTCGACCGCTTCTATGCGGTGGACTACCGCAAGAAGTACAAGTCGACCTACGAGCCGAAGCTCAAGCACATCTATCGCTACGCGCCCGGCGCCTATCACCGGGTGGCGCAGATCCTGACGCATGTCCGCCCGGGCCAGACCCGCTTTCTCGACATCGGCTCGGGCAGCGGCGAATTCCTCTACATGGCCGGCAAGATGGGCTTCGAGATCTCCGGAATCGAGCCTAACGAGGGCTACGCGCAGTACACCCGGCGCGAGCTCGGCCTGCCGGTGGAGAACTGCACCTATGAGACGGCGGATCTGGCGCCGGGCCACTACGACGTGATCAATCTCAATCACGTGCTGGAGCATCTGCCCGATCCGCTGGCCTCGCTGCGCTTCATCAACACCCTGCTGCGGCCCGACGGCCTGTTCTCGGTCAGCGTCCCCGACATCGAGCAGAACCGGCATGCGCCGTGGACCCGCTTCCATTTCGCGCATATCTACAATTTCTGCGGCGACACGCTGCGCGCCATGCTGGCCAAATCCGGCTTCGAGGTGATCCCGGAGGCCTCCGCCGCGACGGAAGTGCTCGCCCGCAAGGTGTCGGAAACCTTCGACGACGCGCCGCGCGCCATGCCGGAGACCTACGAACGGCTGTGGACCCTGCTCTCCGCGCCGGAGACGGCGAGCCATGTGGTCGGCAAGAAGGGCCTCGGCCGTCTGCTGTCGAAGGCCTACCGCTACCCGCGCGAATATCTGCTGGCCCGCTCGCACGGTTCAGCGAAGCAGATCCTCGATCACGTGCATGCGCGCATGAGCCGCACCGACCCGACCGCCCGGCCCAACGGCCGCTGA
- the bcsN gene encoding cellulose biosynthesis protein BcsN, with protein MRTRTRFPAIVALTLTASLALAGCTQFDPGLSGTHDTLDRTLFSDTPLTVSPDRAIARLPAQAGDVVSVTQGRRAGQAGERSVLAGDATTRGENTLDLRVVEGENAGRPLDARALRRELARRFPDRRLSLVDKVTVNAYGPYGLAHDGRGCAFAWQTIALADRGTASFWTPQARRALSLRMRLCRKDLSADDAIAAFSRLRLAMSGLATATPPALAGVEALLDDTRAAARGLLPAAEPARAPKTTPTRRATPAKVANRATRETTGRRPAAALPAVPMPDTLDGPAADAPETREAQQGDDTTPTAPPARSTTPEGDAVLARSATAPDDPATTASLGPRPARVPLP; from the coding sequence ATGCGCACAAGAACCCGGTTTCCCGCCATCGTGGCGCTGACGCTCACCGCGTCGCTGGCGCTCGCCGGCTGCACGCAGTTCGACCCGGGCCTGAGCGGCACCCATGACACGCTCGACCGGACGCTGTTTTCGGACACGCCGCTGACCGTTTCACCCGACCGGGCGATCGCGCGTCTGCCGGCACAGGCGGGGGACGTCGTCTCGGTGACGCAGGGGCGACGAGCCGGGCAGGCGGGCGAGCGCAGCGTGCTCGCCGGCGACGCCACGACGCGGGGCGAGAACACGCTCGACCTGCGCGTCGTCGAAGGCGAAAACGCGGGCAGACCGCTCGACGCGCGGGCGCTGCGGCGCGAACTGGCACGCCGCTTTCCCGACCGTCGTCTGTCGCTGGTCGACAAGGTGACGGTCAATGCCTACGGCCCCTACGGTCTCGCCCACGACGGGCGGGGGTGCGCCTTCGCCTGGCAGACCATCGCGCTCGCCGATCGCGGCACCGCGTCGTTCTGGACGCCGCAGGCCCGACGTGCGCTGTCGCTGCGCATGCGCCTGTGCCGCAAGGACCTGAGCGCGGACGATGCGATTGCCGCCTTCTCCCGCCTGCGTCTTGCCATGTCGGGGCTGGCGACGGCCACGCCGCCGGCCCTTGCCGGGGTGGAGGCGCTGCTGGACGACACAAGGGCGGCCGCACGCGGGCTCCTGCCCGCCGCCGAACCGGCACGCGCGCCGAAAACGACGCCGACCCGCCGTGCGACACCGGCAAAGGTCGCGAATAGGGCGACGCGCGAGACCACCGGCCGACGGCCCGCCGCGGCGCTGCCCGCGGTGCCCATGCCCGACACGCTCGATGGGCCTGCAGCCGACGCCCCCGAAACCCGGGAGGCGCAACAGGGCGACGACACGACGCCGACCGCTCCGCCGGCCCGATCCACGACGCCGGAGGGCGACGCGGTGCTGGCCCGCTCCGCGACCGCCCCGGACGATCCGGCGACCACCGCGAGCCTGGGTCCGCGCCCGGCGCGCGTCCCCCTTCCCTGA
- a CDS encoding glycosyl hydrolase family 8, producing MRLAPLVALSCLVAAGGFLAGRLMLPLPLADGAAPLGARESAPAPRVATIVAETRPEVDMDPRLAGSLDLPELWADYRSRFVSEAGRVIDTANGDISHSEGQGYGLVMALAAGDRPTFERIWAWTRANLDTRDDGLAAWRWDPASDPNVTDPNNASDGDLLIAWALAEAGEHWRAPAFTRAAEARIAALIPLVGEAPDGTPVLSPAVHGFSAADRPDGPVVNLSYWVFPALQALDRVDGDGPWTALIASGLELLAQSRFGPRNLPPEWLALAGETPAPAAGFDPVFGYNAVRVPLYLAWAGIGARHQLAPFAAEWAHAAPATVDLTGGARKPSMGEPGYRVVADLVACAMEGVPLPATARRPAGDSYYPATLRILSIIAVKQRYPECW from the coding sequence ATGCGCCTCGCTCCCCTGGTCGCGCTCTCCTGCCTCGTCGCCGCCGGCGGCTTCCTGGCCGGACGCCTGATGCTGCCCCTGCCGCTCGCCGACGGCGCGGCCCCGCTTGGCGCGCGCGAGAGTGCACCGGCGCCGCGCGTGGCCACGATCGTCGCCGAGACGCGCCCGGAGGTCGATATGGACCCGCGCCTGGCCGGCAGCCTCGACCTGCCGGAGCTGTGGGCGGATTACCGCAGCCGCTTCGTGAGCGAGGCGGGCCGTGTGATCGACACGGCCAATGGCGACATCTCCCATTCCGAGGGACAGGGCTACGGCCTGGTGATGGCGCTTGCCGCCGGGGACCGCCCCACCTTCGAGCGCATCTGGGCCTGGACCCGGGCCAATCTCGACACCCGCGACGACGGACTGGCCGCCTGGCGCTGGGACCCGGCGAGCGACCCCAACGTCACCGACCCCAACAACGCCAGCGACGGCGATCTGCTGATCGCCTGGGCGTTGGCCGAGGCCGGCGAGCACTGGCGCGCCCCCGCCTTCACCCGGGCGGCCGAGGCGCGCATCGCCGCCCTGATCCCGCTGGTCGGCGAAGCCCCGGACGGGACGCCGGTGCTGTCCCCCGCCGTTCACGGGTTTTCCGCCGCGGATCGGCCGGACGGGCCGGTCGTGAACCTCTCCTATTGGGTGTTCCCGGCGTTGCAGGCGCTCGACCGGGTGGACGGGGACGGCCCCTGGACGGCCCTGATCGCCAGCGGGCTCGAACTTCTCGCGCAAAGCCGCTTCGGGCCGCGCAACCTGCCGCCCGAATGGTTGGCGCTCGCCGGCGAGACGCCCGCCCCGGCCGCCGGCTTCGATCCGGTCTTTGGCTACAATGCGGTGCGCGTGCCGCTGTATCTCGCCTGGGCGGGGATCGGCGCGCGCCATCAGCTCGCGCCCTTCGCCGCCGAATGGGCGCATGCGGCGCCTGCAACGGTGGACCTCACGGGCGGCGCCCGGAAACCGTCGATGGGCGAACCCGGCTATCGGGTCGTCGCCGATCTGGTCGCCTGCGCGATGGAGGGCGTGCCGCTGCCCGCCACCGCGCGCCGGCCGGCGGGGGACTCCTACTATCCCGCAACCTTGCGCATTCTCTCGATCATTGCCGTCAAGCAGAGGTACCCGGAATGCTGGTGA
- a CDS encoding cellulose biosynthesis cyclic di-GMP-binding regulatory protein BcsB, with product MVPSLSSSAPVLPGRTLPLRALPVLALAATLLATAPSLADPRDTMQPPLPPPPLPAATAPAGTARDTVLRPMPAHAQGLRLAGETDHREWPVYLTEHQVRAALAFDLALTSAVSVMPEGSRVTVRLNDHVVGMRPIEAFGRQQRLSFEVPPDVLRPGLNAVRISVRQRHRVACDVGATYELWSDIDPARTGLRLTDTGSGLSSLADLAALAPDTRGAVPLRAIVGDLRDTRALDRLVTGLSRIARDAGFSHSVVELRDAPTGGPGLELIAGTPEDLATLGAPATPEPGSLMLVENAAHGGATLIVSGRDGAELDRLIGRLGTDGLAIAPRTGTPAGLRARDSLARPALSAGDRLTLADLGHRSVEFNGRLHRTRFDLRLPADFYPAETGSVDLHLAGGYAPGLLPTSQVVVRVNGKVAAGLPLNDPDGEVFTDRTIRLSLAAFRPGRNRVEIAAQLDTARDSDCDTLAAIDAPPRFLLLDATEIRIPSFPRLLALPALDASFAGGLARLGGGALTLRVPHANADVLSAAATLAVRLNADADRALPVRLRFGRPSAEDGDTGAALVVGAFADLPPTTLASVGLAPDRLRTAWRAPAGPDTGRDLARGTDPVLRRVTTLQTLNDSDPITTASVPQAGAAGTRAVADPVTDPEGGADGTRDELLRRWEDSLRGDGPVTRIMTRIEDGVAGLWRDGDPAPTTLASGTSLVMAQAHAEGLRGGLRTVITAPTTAALAISMQDLVAPARWRAVGGGETRYDMLAGLVETTPAAATRFVVSDPTSLANWRLVAAGWFSHNPLAYVALILCTAALLAFATRHALAGNARERT from the coding sequence ATGGTCCCTTCGCTCTCGAGCTCCGCCCCCGTTCTGCCCGGTCGCACGCTGCCACTTCGCGCCCTTCCCGTCCTGGCGCTGGCCGCCACGCTTCTGGCGACGGCGCCGTCGCTCGCCGATCCGCGCGACACCATGCAACCCCCTCTCCCGCCGCCCCCGCTGCCGGCGGCCACCGCGCCCGCCGGGACCGCGCGCGATACGGTGCTGCGGCCGATGCCCGCCCATGCGCAGGGCCTGCGGCTCGCCGGCGAGACGGACCATCGCGAATGGCCCGTCTATCTGACCGAGCATCAGGTGCGTGCCGCGCTCGCCTTCGATCTCGCCCTGACCTCCGCCGTTTCGGTGATGCCGGAGGGCTCGCGGGTGACCGTTCGGCTCAACGATCATGTCGTCGGGATGCGGCCGATCGAGGCCTTCGGACGCCAGCAACGGCTGAGCTTCGAGGTGCCCCCGGACGTGCTGCGCCCCGGTCTGAACGCCGTGCGCATTTCCGTGCGCCAGCGCCACCGCGTGGCCTGCGACGTCGGCGCGACCTATGAGCTGTGGAGCGATATCGACCCGGCGCGCACGGGGCTGCGCCTGACCGACACCGGCAGCGGCCTGTCTTCGCTCGCCGATCTCGCCGCGCTCGCCCCGGACACGCGCGGCGCGGTGCCCCTTCGAGCCATCGTCGGCGATCTGCGCGACACGCGCGCGCTCGACCGGCTGGTGACCGGTCTGTCGCGGATCGCCCGCGATGCGGGCTTCAGCCACTCGGTCGTCGAGCTGCGCGACGCGCCGACGGGCGGACCGGGACTGGAACTGATCGCCGGCACGCCGGAGGATCTCGCCACGCTCGGCGCCCCGGCGACACCCGAGCCCGGGTCGCTCATGCTGGTGGAGAATGCCGCGCACGGCGGCGCGACGCTCATCGTGTCGGGACGCGACGGCGCCGAGCTCGACCGGCTGATCGGCCGCCTCGGCACGGATGGCCTGGCAATCGCGCCGCGCACGGGCACGCCGGCGGGCCTGCGCGCGCGCGACAGCCTCGCGCGCCCCGCCCTGAGTGCCGGCGACCGTCTGACGCTGGCCGATCTCGGCCATCGCAGCGTCGAGTTCAACGGGCGCCTGCATCGCACGCGCTTCGACCTGCGCCTGCCTGCCGACTTCTATCCGGCGGAGACCGGCAGCGTGGATCTGCATCTCGCCGGCGGCTACGCGCCGGGGCTGCTGCCGACCAGCCAGGTGGTGGTGCGGGTCAACGGAAAGGTCGCGGCCGGGCTGCCGCTCAACGATCCCGACGGCGAGGTCTTCACCGACCGTACGATCCGCCTGTCGCTTGCCGCCTTCCGCCCCGGACGCAACCGGGTGGAGATCGCCGCCCAACTCGATACCGCGCGGGACAGCGACTGCGACACGCTGGCCGCGATCGACGCCCCGCCGCGCTTCCTGCTGCTCGATGCGACGGAAATCCGGATCCCGAGCTTTCCGCGCCTCCTGGCGCTGCCGGCGCTGGACGCGAGTTTCGCCGGCGGACTGGCCCGGCTCGGCGGCGGCGCGCTGACGCTTCGGGTGCCCCATGCCAATGCCGACGTGCTCTCGGCGGCGGCAACGCTTGCCGTGCGGCTGAACGCGGATGCCGACCGCGCCCTTCCCGTGCGCCTGCGCTTCGGTCGGCCGTCGGCCGAGGATGGGGACACGGGTGCGGCGCTGGTCGTCGGGGCCTTCGCCGATCTGCCGCCGACGACGCTTGCCAGCGTCGGTCTCGCGCCCGACCGGCTGCGCACCGCGTGGCGCGCGCCCGCCGGCCCCGACACCGGACGGGATCTTGCGCGCGGCACCGATCCGGTCCTGCGCCGCGTCACGACCCTCCAGACCCTCAACGACAGCGATCCGATCACCACCGCTTCGGTGCCGCAGGCCGGCGCGGCCGGCACACGGGCCGTCGCGGACCCCGTCACAGATCCGGAAGGCGGGGCCGATGGCACGCGCGACGAGCTCCTGCGCCGCTGGGAGGACAGCCTGCGCGGCGACGGTCCGGTGACGCGGATCATGACGCGGATCGAGGACGGCGTCGCCGGGCTCTGGCGCGACGGCGATCCGGCGCCGACCACGCTCGCCAGCGGCACCAGCCTGGTGATGGCCCAGGCCCATGCCGAGGGGCTGCGCGGCGGGTTGCGCACCGTCATCACCGCCCCGACCACGGCGGCCCTCGCGATTTCCATGCAGGACCTCGTGGCGCCCGCGCGCTGGCGCGCGGTCGGCGGGGGCGAAACCCGCTACGACATGCTCGCCGGACTGGTCGAGACGACGCCGGCCGCCGCGACCCGCTTCGTCGTGTCGGACCCCACCTCGCTCGCCAACTGGCGTCTGGTGGCCGCCGGCTGGTTCTCGCACAATCCGCTGGCCTATGTGGCGCTGATCCTGTGCACGGCGGCGCTGCTCGCCTTCGCGACCCGCCACGCGCTCGCCGGCAACGCACGGGAGCGGACGTGA